From Amycolatopsis sp. YIM 10, the proteins below share one genomic window:
- a CDS encoding AMP-binding protein yields MGMTDWLRCECARGRGWDLSSEQGNHQNHQATAGTVGNVSELVSAAAGSWPDSLALIDSGSDRRCTWAQADAAVNAEARRLADAGVTPGDRVVVRLPTSTAFAVTLFGVLRAGGIAVPLSPQAPGAEIRPLVEHSGAKLVVSHDPEAEDLPDGVTALPAADTTAGGEPVEPVGSGEDIAVVSYTSGTTGPPRGVMLSHRALLANIEQLSSVRPPVLQHSDRVFIAIPLFHVYGLGPGLLQAAAVGATVVLSERFDARRALADCAEFRVTTIAGVPAMYAEFAALDADELGAGLATVRRMTSGAAPLHPKVLAAIRAATGMDVYEGYGLTEAAPVVTTTLVTGYPKPGSVGRALPGIELRLVESDGTTGPVPSDPDDLVDSFDEEDGGTGLVALRGANLFSGYWPDGAHGPDEEGWFRTGDVGYLDTDGDLHLVDRANDLIIVNGFNVYPNEVESAITELPEVLEAAVVGVLDERSGEAVKAVVVVAPGASLSAQQVVDHCAGKLAGYKVPHTVEFAESLPHSATGKLRRLRLR; encoded by the coding sequence ATGGGGATGACAGACTGGTTACGGTGTGAGTGCGCTCGCGGAAGGGGTTGGGATTTGTCGTCCGAACAGGGGAATCACCAGAACCACCAGGCAACGGCCGGCACCGTGGGCAACGTCTCGGAGCTGGTTTCCGCGGCTGCCGGGAGCTGGCCGGATTCACTCGCACTTATCGATTCAGGAAGCGACCGGCGGTGCACCTGGGCACAGGCGGACGCGGCGGTGAACGCCGAAGCGCGCCGCCTCGCCGACGCCGGGGTCACTCCCGGTGACCGGGTGGTGGTGCGGCTGCCGACCTCCACCGCGTTCGCGGTGACGCTGTTCGGCGTGCTGCGCGCGGGCGGGATCGCGGTGCCGTTGTCACCGCAGGCGCCGGGCGCCGAGATCCGGCCGCTGGTCGAGCACAGCGGGGCGAAGCTCGTGGTCAGCCACGACCCGGAGGCCGAGGACCTGCCGGACGGGGTCACCGCGCTGCCCGCGGCCGACACCACAGCCGGTGGGGAGCCGGTCGAGCCGGTGGGCAGCGGTGAGGACATCGCCGTGGTCTCGTACACCTCGGGCACCACCGGCCCGCCGCGTGGCGTGATGTTGTCGCACCGGGCGCTGCTGGCCAACATCGAGCAGCTTTCGTCGGTGCGGCCGCCGGTGCTCCAGCACTCCGACCGCGTGTTCATCGCGATCCCGCTGTTCCACGTCTACGGACTGGGCCCCGGCCTGCTCCAGGCCGCGGCGGTGGGCGCCACCGTGGTGCTGTCCGAGCGGTTCGACGCGCGGCGCGCGCTGGCCGACTGCGCCGAGTTCCGGGTCACCACGATCGCCGGGGTCCCCGCGATGTACGCCGAGTTCGCCGCGCTGGACGCCGACGAGCTGGGCGCCGGGCTGGCCACCGTGCGCCGGATGACCTCGGGCGCGGCGCCGCTGCACCCCAAGGTGCTGGCCGCGATCCGGGCGGCCACCGGAATGGACGTCTACGAGGGCTACGGCCTGACCGAGGCCGCGCCGGTGGTGACCACCACGCTGGTCACCGGCTATCCGAAGCCCGGTTCGGTCGGGCGCGCGCTGCCCGGCATCGAGCTGCGGCTGGTGGAGAGCGACGGCACCACCGGGCCGGTGCCGTCCGATCCGGACGACCTGGTGGACAGCTTCGACGAGGAGGACGGCGGCACCGGGCTGGTCGCGCTGCGCGGCGCGAACCTGTTCTCCGGGTACTGGCCCGACGGCGCGCACGGCCCCGACGAGGAGGGCTGGTTCCGCACCGGCGACGTCGGTTACCTGGACACCGACGGCGATCTGCACCTGGTCGACCGCGCCAACGACCTGATCATCGTGAACGGGTTCAACGTGTACCCGAACGAGGTCGAGTCGGCGATCACCGAGCTGCCGGAGGTTCTCGAGGCGGCGGTGGTCGGGGTGCTGGACGAACGCAGCGGCGAGGCGGTCAAGGCGGTCGTGGTGGTCGCGCCGGGTGCCTCGCTGTCCGCGCAGCAGGTGGTCGACCACTGCGCGGGCAAGCTCGCCGGCTACAAGGTCCCGCACACGGTGGAGTTCGCCGAGAGCCTGCCGCATTCGGCGACCGGCAAGCTGCGCCGGCTGCGCCTGAGGTAG
- a CDS encoding HAD family phosphatase translates to MSRWSGRDKSQELERLAELAGEASAEAAVAMEQSPSAVLTVPAQDLAAGEVPPEPVAGPAESDRAEPPVAAAPPDLTAAAFFDVDNTMMMGASIFHFVRGLASRNFFTTSDLAGFAWQQLKFRVGGRENHDDIKSHREKGLSFVAGRTVQEMVDVGEEIYDELMAEKIWSGTRALAQMHLDAGQRVWLVTATPVELAAIISRRLGLTGALGTVAESVDGVYTGRLVGDLLHGRAKAHAVRALAAREGLNLRRCTAYSDSSNDIPMLSAVGTSVAVNPDSGLREVARARGWEIRDFRTGRKAAKIGVPSVLGAGAVAGAVAAGLAYRRR, encoded by the coding sequence GTGTCGCGGTGGAGTGGCAGGGATAAGAGTCAGGAACTGGAGCGGCTCGCGGAACTGGCCGGTGAGGCGTCCGCCGAGGCCGCCGTCGCGATGGAGCAGTCGCCGTCCGCCGTGCTGACCGTGCCCGCGCAGGACCTGGCCGCCGGTGAGGTGCCGCCGGAGCCGGTCGCCGGACCGGCCGAGAGCGACCGGGCCGAGCCGCCCGTCGCCGCCGCGCCGCCGGACCTGACCGCCGCCGCCTTCTTCGACGTGGACAACACGATGATGATGGGCGCGTCGATCTTCCACTTCGTCCGCGGGCTGGCCTCGCGGAACTTCTTCACCACCTCCGACCTGGCCGGGTTCGCCTGGCAGCAGCTGAAGTTCCGGGTCGGCGGGCGGGAGAACCACGACGACATCAAGTCGCACCGGGAAAAGGGGCTGTCCTTTGTGGCCGGTCGCACGGTGCAGGAGATGGTCGACGTCGGCGAGGAGATCTACGACGAGCTGATGGCCGAGAAGATCTGGTCCGGTACCAGGGCGCTGGCGCAGATGCACCTGGACGCCGGGCAGCGGGTCTGGCTGGTCACCGCCACCCCGGTGGAGCTGGCCGCGATCATCTCGCGACGGCTCGGCCTGACCGGCGCGCTCGGCACGGTCGCCGAAAGCGTCGACGGTGTCTACACCGGACGGCTCGTCGGCGACCTGCTGCACGGGCGCGCGAAGGCGCACGCGGTGCGGGCGCTGGCCGCGCGCGAGGGCCTCAACCTGCGCCGGTGCACCGCGTACTCGGACTCGTCGAACGACATCCCGATGCTCTCCGCGGTGGGCACCTCGGTCGCGGTGAACCCGGACTCCGGCCTGCGCGAGGTCGCGCGGGCGCGGGGCTGGGAGATCCGGGACTTCCGGACCGGCCGGAAGGCCGCCAAGATCGGCGTGCCCTCCGTTCTCGGCGCCGGTGCGGTGGCCGGGGCGGTCGCCGCCGGTCTCGCCTACCGGCGCCGCTGA
- a CDS encoding DUF5667 domain-containing protein: protein MKLPWERERDRFARAVENPSPDDDEFRHELDLVGRLRRLGDAASPGPETRERIAAAIEARPVAPQPRRRPRLGPVVAGGLAGLIAIGGLGVALAGDALPGDSLYGMKLAGETATVGLTFDDEARAGKRLDHAGGRLAELRELGGHDAAEFRAALDSFGQATREGTAELTAVATGTSGAQLTGLRAWAAEQSRLLADLRPSVPEGAGAAYDNAVALVDRVDRRAAALAERMSCYQITSGRYDDLGALPATGGCALGGIPPADPADPADPGIPAPVPVDRPESPTVATPPVDDSPVTATPVLVAPSPEAPPVIETPPPVTRPRPPIMPPPPGELLRLPPLLPGLPEVRVGW, encoded by the coding sequence GTGAAGTTGCCCTGGGAGCGCGAGCGGGACCGGTTCGCGCGCGCCGTCGAGAACCCGTCGCCGGACGACGACGAGTTCCGCCACGAGCTGGACCTGGTCGGCCGGCTCCGCAGGCTCGGCGACGCCGCCTCCCCCGGCCCGGAGACCAGGGAACGCATCGCCGCCGCCATCGAGGCGCGGCCGGTCGCGCCCCAGCCCCGGCGACGGCCGCGGCTGGGCCCCGTGGTGGCCGGTGGGCTGGCCGGACTGATCGCGATCGGCGGTCTCGGCGTGGCCCTCGCCGGGGACGCGCTGCCCGGCGACTCCCTCTACGGCATGAAACTCGCCGGTGAAACCGCCACCGTCGGCCTGACCTTCGACGACGAGGCCAGGGCGGGCAAGCGGCTCGACCACGCGGGCGGGCGGCTCGCCGAACTCCGCGAACTCGGTGGCCACGACGCCGCCGAGTTCCGCGCCGCGCTGGACAGCTTCGGCCAGGCCACCAGGGAGGGCACCGCCGAGCTGACCGCGGTCGCCACCGGGACCTCGGGCGCCCAGTTGACCGGCCTGCGGGCGTGGGCCGCCGAGCAGTCGCGCCTGCTCGCCGACCTGCGGCCGTCGGTGCCAGAAGGTGCCGGTGCCGCCTATGACAACGCTGTCGCGCTGGTGGACCGGGTCGACCGGCGCGCGGCCGCGCTCGCCGAGCGGATGAGCTGCTACCAGATCACCTCCGGCCGGTACGACGATCTCGGCGCCCTGCCCGCCACCGGCGGCTGCGCGCTCGGCGGTATCCCACCGGCCGACCCCGCCGACCCCGCCGATCCGGGCATCCCGGCGCCGGTCCCGGTCGACCGGCCGGAGTCACCCACGGTGGCCACCCCACCGGTCGACGACAGCCCCGTGACGGCCACGCCGGTGCTCGTCGCCCCCTCGCCGGAAGCACCACCAGTGATCGAGACGCCACCACCGGTCACCCGGCCCCGGCCGCCGATAATGCCGCCGCCACCTGGTGAACTCCTGAGACTTCCCCCACTGTTGCCGGGATTGCCCGAGGTGAGGGTCGGCTGGTAA
- a CDS encoding lysophospholipid acyltransferase family protein, with translation MSAQVIPLHGPGREKAPEPPAAPPRPEGAAEEASRLADAPVVPFPKARPAAVPAEAELPDALVTLLKFVRNRLTGDYTVDEFGFDAELTDALLMPPFRALYEKWFRVSTHGVHNLPVTGGALLVSNHSGTVPLDALMTAVAVHDEHPEHRHLRGLGADLVFRMPLVGSLARKSGQTLACNPDAERLLRAGELVGVWPEGFKGIGKPFSSRYKLQRFGRGGFVSAAMRTGVPIIPCSIVGAEEIYPKIGDIKPLARLLGLPYFPVTPFFPLLGPLGAIPLPTKWHIEFGEPIRTDQFGPDAEDDPMLVFNLTDQVRESIQQTLYRRLAQRRSIFRD, from the coding sequence ATGAGCGCGCAGGTGATTCCGCTGCACGGACCGGGCCGCGAGAAGGCCCCCGAGCCACCGGCCGCGCCTCCGCGGCCGGAGGGCGCCGCGGAGGAAGCGTCCAGGCTCGCCGACGCGCCGGTCGTCCCGTTCCCGAAGGCGCGGCCCGCTGCCGTGCCCGCTGAGGCCGAGCTGCCGGACGCGCTGGTCACGCTGCTGAAGTTCGTGCGCAACCGGCTCACCGGCGACTACACCGTCGACGAGTTCGGCTTCGACGCCGAGCTGACCGACGCGCTGCTGATGCCGCCGTTCCGCGCGCTGTACGAGAAGTGGTTCCGGGTGAGCACGCACGGGGTGCACAACCTGCCGGTCACGGGTGGGGCGCTGCTGGTCAGCAACCACTCGGGCACGGTGCCGCTGGACGCGCTGATGACCGCGGTCGCGGTGCACGACGAGCACCCGGAGCACCGGCACCTGCGCGGACTGGGCGCCGACCTGGTGTTCCGGATGCCGCTGGTGGGTTCGCTGGCGCGCAAGTCGGGGCAGACGCTGGCCTGCAACCCGGACGCGGAGCGGCTGCTGCGCGCGGGCGAGCTGGTCGGCGTGTGGCCGGAGGGGTTCAAGGGCATCGGGAAGCCGTTCTCCTCGCGGTACAAGCTGCAGCGCTTCGGCCGCGGCGGCTTCGTCTCGGCGGCGATGCGGACCGGGGTGCCGATCATCCCGTGCTCGATCGTGGGCGCCGAGGAGATCTACCCGAAGATCGGCGACATCAAGCCGCTCGCGCGGTTGCTGGGGTTGCCGTACTTCCCGGTGACGCCGTTCTTCCCGCTGTTGGGGCCGCTGGGCGCGATCCCGCTGCCGACGAAGTGGCACATCGAGTTCGGCGAGCCGATCCGCACCGACCAGTTCGGCCCGGACGCCGAGGACGACCCGATGCTGGTGTTCAACCTGACCGACCAGGTGCGCGAGTCGATCCAGCAGACCCTCTACCGCCGCCTGGCCCAGCGCCGCAGCATCTTCCGCGACTGA
- a CDS encoding glutaredoxin family protein, whose product MAHEVTVVTRDGCSACVRAEADVARICGELGVAWSTFDVDSDPEWRAEYGDRVPVILVDGDEHGYWSVEEDRLRAALA is encoded by the coding sequence ATGGCGCATGAAGTGACGGTGGTGACCAGGGACGGCTGCTCGGCGTGCGTGCGCGCGGAGGCCGACGTGGCGCGCATCTGCGGTGAGCTGGGGGTCGCGTGGTCGACCTTCGACGTGGACAGCGATCCGGAGTGGCGGGCCGAGTACGGCGACCGCGTACCGGTGATCCTGGTCGACGGCGACGAGCACGGGTACTGGTCGGTCGAGGAGGACCGGCTGCGCGCGGCGCTCGCGTAA
- a CDS encoding molybdopterin-dependent oxidoreductase codes for MSTRLPRPRAAVIGVVAVGAAAAAGHLLSAFLGRNSSPVVAVGSTIAEFSPSWLTEFGKDTFYLYDKLALFVGMGLVMLVLAAVAGLISRASRTPGLVLIGAFGVLGVVAVLRRPDLGQLAILAPLATLLAGCGVFAWLHGLAFAGEAVDGGLSRRRFLVGGAGVAAGAGVAALAGQVIGVSRDAELSRAEVGGLVPARPAPPIPADADFGKLGTPTFLTPNADFYKIDTTLALPQVRADDWRLRVHGLVDREVTFTYADIRDRPLVERAVTLCCVSNEVGGDLISTATFVGVDLRDLLNEAGVRPGAEQLFSTSTDGWTCGTPISAVLDPGRGAMLALGMNGEPLPVKHGFPARLVVPGLYGYVSATKWVTDLEVTTWSARRAYWLERDWAREGPVKTQSRIDVPKPFSSQAAGKTVVAGIAWAQHTGIDRVEVRLDQGPWVPATLSAEVNADTWRMWWVRLDVPPGPHQLYCRAVDRSGYVQTGEVQGTVPDGATGWHSVSITAT; via the coding sequence ATGAGCACACGCCTGCCGCGCCCGCGCGCGGCCGTGATCGGAGTGGTCGCCGTCGGTGCGGCGGCCGCGGCCGGGCACCTGCTTTCCGCGTTCCTCGGGCGGAATTCGTCGCCGGTGGTCGCGGTGGGCAGCACCATCGCGGAGTTCTCGCCGAGCTGGCTGACCGAATTCGGCAAGGACACCTTCTACCTCTACGACAAGCTCGCGCTGTTCGTCGGCATGGGCCTGGTGATGCTCGTACTGGCCGCGGTCGCCGGGCTGATCTCGCGGGCGTCGCGCACGCCGGGGTTGGTGCTGATCGGGGCGTTCGGCGTGCTCGGGGTGGTCGCCGTGCTGCGGCGGCCGGACCTCGGGCAGCTGGCGATCCTCGCGCCGCTGGCCACGCTGCTGGCCGGGTGCGGGGTGTTCGCCTGGCTGCACGGGCTGGCGTTCGCCGGGGAGGCCGTCGACGGCGGACTGAGCAGGCGGCGGTTCCTGGTCGGCGGGGCCGGGGTCGCCGCCGGCGCCGGGGTGGCCGCGCTGGCCGGTCAGGTGATCGGGGTGAGCCGGGACGCGGAACTTTCGCGGGCAGAAGTCGGTGGGCTGGTCCCGGCCAGGCCCGCGCCGCCGATCCCGGCCGACGCCGACTTCGGCAAGCTCGGCACGCCGACCTTCCTCACCCCGAACGCGGACTTCTACAAGATCGACACCACGCTGGCGCTGCCGCAGGTGCGGGCCGACGACTGGCGGCTGCGGGTGCACGGCCTGGTCGACCGCGAAGTCACCTTCACCTACGCGGACATCCGCGACCGGCCGCTGGTCGAGCGCGCGGTCACGTTGTGCTGCGTGTCGAACGAAGTGGGCGGTGACCTGATTTCCACGGCCACCTTCGTCGGCGTGGACCTGCGCGACCTGCTGAACGAGGCGGGTGTGCGGCCGGGTGCCGAGCAGCTGTTCTCCACCAGCACCGACGGCTGGACCTGCGGCACGCCGATCTCGGCGGTGCTCGACCCCGGGCGCGGCGCGATGCTCGCGCTCGGCATGAACGGGGAACCGCTGCCGGTCAAGCACGGCTTCCCGGCGCGGCTGGTGGTACCGGGGTTGTACGGCTACGTGTCGGCCACCAAGTGGGTCACCGATCTCGAGGTGACCACCTGGTCGGCGCGGCGGGCCTACTGGCTGGAGCGCGACTGGGCGCGGGAAGGGCCGGTGAAGACCCAGTCCCGCATCGACGTGCCGAAGCCGTTCTCCTCGCAGGCGGCCGGGAAGACCGTGGTCGCCGGGATCGCCTGGGCGCAGCACACCGGGATCGACCGGGTGGAGGTGCGGCTGGACCAGGGCCCGTGGGTGCCCGCGACGCTGAGCGCCGAGGTGAACGCGGACACCTGGCGGATGTGGTGGGTGCGGTTGGACGTGCCTCCCGGTCCGCACCAGCTGTACTGCCGGGCGGTGGACCGCTCGGGGTACGTGCAGACCGGGGAGGTCCAGGGCACCGTGCCGGACGGCGCCACCGGCTGGCACTCCGTCTCGATCACGGCGACCTGA
- a CDS encoding sigma-70 family RNA polymerase sigma factor — MSLQVALAGGSGALIGTSVPSRREVAAQRTAQAEAVKAEAWDLVHAAQQGDAGAFGKLYDRYVDMVFRYVLFRLGDRDLAEDVTSETFLRALRRITSVSYQGRDVGAWFVTIARNLILDHVKSSRFRLEVVTDEVSEGGASPFTGSTAPGPAGPEQQVISRATSSELFRCIDELGSDQRECILLRFMQGLSVAETAEIMNRNEGAIKALQHRAVRRLAQLMPSGLR, encoded by the coding sequence ATGAGCCTGCAAGTCGCCTTGGCCGGTGGTTCGGGCGCGCTCATCGGCACGAGCGTGCCGAGCCGCCGGGAGGTCGCCGCGCAGCGCACCGCCCAGGCCGAAGCCGTCAAGGCCGAAGCGTGGGACCTGGTGCACGCCGCCCAGCAGGGCGACGCCGGCGCCTTCGGCAAGCTGTACGACCGGTACGTCGACATGGTCTTCCGGTACGTGCTGTTCCGCCTCGGCGATCGCGACCTGGCCGAGGACGTGACCAGCGAGACCTTCCTGCGCGCGCTGCGCCGGATCACCTCGGTCAGCTACCAGGGCCGGGACGTGGGCGCCTGGTTCGTCACCATCGCCCGCAACCTCATCCTCGACCACGTCAAGTCCAGCCGCTTCCGCCTCGAAGTGGTCACCGACGAGGTCTCCGAGGGCGGCGCGAGCCCGTTCACCGGCTCCACCGCGCCGGGCCCGGCGGGTCCCGAGCAGCAGGTGATCAGCCGCGCGACCAGCTCCGAGCTGTTCCGCTGCATCGACGAACTGGGCAGTGACCAGCGCGAATGCATCCTCCTGCGGTTCATGCAGGGCCTCTCGGTTGCCGAGACGGCGGAGATCATGAACCGCAACGAGGGCGCCATCAAGGCACTGCAGCACCGCGCCGTCCGGCGGCTGGCCCAGCTCATGCCGAGCGGATTGCGGTAG